In Silene latifolia isolate original U9 population chromosome X, ASM4854445v1, whole genome shotgun sequence, the following proteins share a genomic window:
- the LOC141618143 gene encoding uncharacterized protein LOC141618143, which yields MVHVQNDAWDLYFDGASNYMGYGVGILLISTIGEHVPVSIKLDFNVTKNATEYEACLLGLRSALDLGVKKLIEELEKYFEDIQYVHLPREENQFADALSKLAALINIPDHIDSMPICVERRSLPAYVNAIDDAEEGETEPWYTSILKYKETGEYPPDLDTRGKRALRMLSDQFIRTDDGQLYKKTAQGVLL from the exons ATGGTACACGTCCAGAATGACGCATGGGATttgtatttcgatggagcatcgaactacaTGGGATATGGAGTGGGAATTCTTCTTATCTCGACAATAGGTGAACACGTGCCCGTGTCCATCAAGCTAGATTTCAATGTCACGAAAAATGccactgaatatgaagcatgtttgCTTGGTTTACGCAGTGCTCTAGACTTAGGTGTGAAGAAATT AATCGAAGAATTGGAAAAGTACTTCGAGGATATTCAATATGTTCACCTCCCGAGAgaggaaaatcagtttgcagatgcGTTGTCCAAGCTAGCTGCCTTGATCAACATTCCCGACCACATAGATagtatgccaatatgtgtcgaacgaagatcattgCCTGCCTATGTTAATGCAATCGATGACGCTGAGGAAGGTGAAACCGAACCTTGGTACACATCCATTTTGAAATACAAGGAAACAGGAGAGTATCCTCCCGACCTTGACACGCGTGGGAAGCGCGCTCTGCGAATGTTATCCGATCAATTCATCAGGACCGATGATgggcaattgtacaagaagacggCTCAAGGTGTTCTATTGTGA